From Domibacillus sp. DTU_2020_1001157_1_SI_ALB_TIR_016, a single genomic window includes:
- the atpA gene encoding F0F1 ATP synthase subunit alpha produces MSIKAEEISALIKKQIENFQTDITVSDVGTVIQVGDGIARAHGLDNVMAGELLEFSNGVMGMAQNLEENNVGIIILGPYTGIKEGDEVRRTGRIMEVPVGEELIGRVVNSLGQPVDGLGPINTTKTRPIESPATGVMARKSVHEPLQTGIKAIDALVPIGRGQRELIIGDRQTGKTTVAIDTILNQRDQDMVCIYVAIGQKESTVRNAVETLRKHGALDYTIVVTASASSPAPMLFLAPYTGVSMAEDFMFNGKHVLIVYDDLSKQAAAYRELSLLLRRPPGREAYPGDVFYLHSRLLERAAKLNDELGAGSITALPFVETQAGDISAYIPTNVISITDGQIFLQSDLFFSGVRPAINAGLSVSRVGGSAQIKAMKKVAGTLRLDLAAYRELEAFAQFGSDLDAITQSKLNRGARTVEVLKQDLNKPLKVERQVVILYALTRGHLDDIPVSDITRFEDELLHWLDKNHTNVYDHIRTTKELPSDDELKAAINEFKKSFVKSE; encoded by the coding sequence ATGAGCATCAAAGCTGAAGAAATCAGTGCGCTGATAAAAAAGCAAATTGAAAACTTCCAGACCGATATTACAGTTAGCGACGTCGGTACTGTCATCCAGGTTGGGGACGGTATCGCACGTGCTCATGGCCTCGACAACGTTATGGCAGGGGAGCTTCTTGAGTTCTCAAACGGCGTTATGGGTATGGCTCAAAACCTGGAAGAAAACAACGTAGGTATTATTATTCTTGGTCCTTACACAGGCATCAAAGAAGGCGATGAAGTGCGCCGCACAGGCCGCATCATGGAAGTTCCGGTTGGCGAAGAGCTAATCGGCCGCGTTGTAAACTCTCTTGGCCAGCCAGTCGACGGTCTTGGTCCAATCAACACAACAAAAACACGTCCAATCGAAAGCCCGGCAACAGGCGTTATGGCTCGTAAATCTGTTCATGAGCCGCTTCAAACAGGTATCAAAGCGATTGATGCGCTTGTACCAATCGGCCGCGGACAGCGTGAATTAATCATCGGTGACCGTCAAACAGGTAAAACAACGGTTGCGATCGATACAATCTTGAACCAGCGTGACCAGGATATGGTTTGTATCTATGTTGCGATTGGTCAAAAAGAATCAACAGTTCGTAATGCGGTGGAAACTCTTCGCAAGCACGGTGCACTTGATTACACAATCGTTGTAACGGCATCTGCGTCTTCACCAGCTCCGATGTTGTTCCTTGCGCCATACACAGGCGTTTCTATGGCAGAAGACTTTATGTTCAACGGCAAGCACGTTTTGATCGTATATGATGATCTTTCAAAACAAGCGGCTGCATACCGTGAACTTTCCCTTCTTCTTCGCCGTCCTCCAGGCCGCGAAGCATATCCTGGTGACGTATTCTACTTGCATTCACGCCTGCTTGAGCGTGCAGCGAAGTTGAACGATGAACTTGGTGCAGGTTCTATTACAGCACTTCCATTCGTTGAAACACAGGCGGGAGATATTTCTGCTTACATTCCAACGAACGTTATCTCTATCACAGACGGACAGATCTTCCTGCAGTCTGACTTGTTCTTCTCAGGTGTTCGTCCGGCGATTAACGCGGGTCTTTCTGTATCACGTGTTGGTGGTTCAGCGCAGATCAAGGCGATGAAAAAGGTAGCAGGTACACTGCGTCTAGACCTTGCTGCGTACCGTGAGCTTGAAGCATTTGCTCAGTTTGGTTCAGATCTTGATGCGATTACGCAATCAAAACTAAACCGCGGTGCACGTACAGTTGAAGTATTGAAACAGGATTTAAACAAACCGCTTAAAGTTGAGCGCCAGGTTGTTATTCTTTATGCATTAACACGCGGCCATCTTGATGATATTCCGGTTTCTGATATCACTCGTTTCGAAGACGAATTACTGCACTGGCTCGATAAAAACCACACGAATGTGTATGATCATATTCGCACAACGAAAGAACTTCCGTCTGATGACGAGTTGAAAGCAGCAATCAACGAGTTTAAAAAATCGTTTGTGAAATCCGAATAA
- a CDS encoding F0F1 ATP synthase subunit gamma, with the protein MASLRDIQTRITSTKKTSQITKAMQMVSASKLNRAEMNAKSFVPYMDKIQEVVASIALGSKDVKHPMLVSRPVKKTGYLVITSDRGLAGAYNSSILRSVYKRIQERHTSKDEYVVIAIGRVGRDFFRIRGIDTIESVTGLPDQPSFADVKEIVRKTVDLFSEGAYDELYMYYSHFVNAIQQDVTAKKVLPLTDIQASGGRLSSYEFEPSAEEILEVLLPQYAESLIYGALLDGKASEHAARMTAMQNATDNAKELIRTLTLQYNRARQAAITQEITEIVGGAAALE; encoded by the coding sequence GTGGCATCGTTACGCGATATACAAACACGTATTACATCGACAAAAAAGACGAGTCAGATTACGAAAGCCATGCAAATGGTATCTGCTTCTAAATTGAATCGTGCAGAAATGAATGCGAAGTCATTTGTTCCGTATATGGATAAAATTCAGGAAGTGGTTGCGTCAATTGCGCTCGGCAGTAAAGATGTAAAACATCCGATGCTTGTCTCCCGCCCCGTTAAAAAAACCGGGTACCTTGTTATTACATCGGACCGTGGTTTGGCGGGAGCTTATAACAGCAGTATTTTGCGTTCTGTTTATAAACGTATTCAAGAACGTCATACATCAAAAGACGAGTACGTAGTCATTGCAATCGGGCGTGTCGGACGGGATTTCTTCCGTATCCGGGGCATCGATACCATTGAAAGCGTTACGGGTCTTCCAGATCAGCCGTCTTTTGCGGATGTAAAAGAGATCGTCCGGAAAACAGTCGATCTTTTCTCAGAGGGAGCTTATGACGAGCTTTATATGTACTACAGCCATTTCGTCAATGCAATCCAGCAGGATGTAACGGCTAAGAAAGTATTGCCGCTGACAGATATTCAAGCATCTGGCGGACGTCTTTCTTCATATGAATTTGAACCTTCCGCAGAAGAGATTCTTGAAGTCTTGCTTCCTCAGTATGCAGAAAGCTTGATTTATGGAGCACTTCTTGACGGAAAAGCGAGTGAGCACGCAGCGCGTATGACGGCTATGCAGAATGCAACCGATAACGCGAAAGAGCTTATCCGCACGTTGACACTTCAATACAACCGTGCGCGTCAAGCCGCTATTACCCAGGAAATTACGGAAATTGTCGGCGGGGCAGCAGCACTCGAGTAG
- the atpD gene encoding F0F1 ATP synthase subunit beta has translation MNKGRVLQVMGPVVDVKFENGQLPAIYNALKVQIGSEAGTELTLEVATHLGDDSVRAIAMASTDGLQRNQEVIDTGSAISVPVGDVTLGRVFNVLGEPIDEKPMEEGARRDAIHRQAPTFDQLSTEVEILETGIKVVDLLAPYIKGGKIGLFGGAGVGKTVLIQELINNIAQEHGGISVFAGVGERTREGNDLFHEMSDSGVISKTAMVFGQMNEPPGARMRVALTGLTMAEHFRDEQGQDVLFFIDNIFRFTQAGSEVSALLGRLPSAVGYQPTLATEMGQLQERITSTNVGSVTSIQAIYVPADDYTDPAPATTFAHLDATTNLERKLSEMGIYPAVDPLASTSRALSPEIVGEEHYSVARSVQQTLQRYRELQDIIAILGMDELSEDDKLTVARARRIQFFLSQNFHVAEQFTGQKGSYVQVKDTVRGFREILDGKHDNLPEDAFRLVGGIEEVVAKAQEMGANV, from the coding sequence ATGAACAAAGGACGCGTTCTTCAAGTTATGGGTCCGGTTGTTGACGTTAAATTCGAAAACGGTCAACTTCCTGCCATTTATAACGCCTTAAAAGTTCAAATCGGTTCTGAAGCCGGTACGGAGCTTACGTTAGAAGTCGCTACGCATCTTGGCGACGATTCTGTTCGTGCGATCGCGATGGCATCAACAGACGGCCTTCAGCGTAACCAGGAAGTAATTGATACAGGAAGCGCGATTTCGGTACCGGTTGGAGATGTGACGCTTGGACGTGTATTCAACGTCCTTGGTGAACCAATCGATGAGAAACCAATGGAAGAAGGAGCACGCCGCGATGCGATTCACCGCCAGGCGCCTACTTTCGACCAGCTTTCAACAGAAGTTGAGATTCTAGAAACAGGAATTAAAGTTGTTGACCTTCTTGCGCCTTACATCAAAGGTGGTAAAATCGGTTTGTTCGGTGGTGCCGGTGTAGGTAAAACGGTACTTATTCAGGAACTGATCAACAACATCGCTCAAGAGCACGGGGGTATCTCTGTATTTGCCGGTGTTGGTGAGCGTACACGTGAAGGAAATGACCTTTTCCACGAGATGAGCGATTCAGGCGTTATTTCAAAAACAGCGATGGTTTTCGGCCAAATGAACGAGCCGCCGGGCGCACGTATGCGTGTAGCTTTGACGGGTCTGACAATGGCGGAACATTTCCGTGACGAACAAGGACAGGACGTACTGTTCTTCATCGATAACATTTTCCGTTTCACTCAAGCAGGTTCTGAAGTATCAGCCCTTCTTGGACGCCTTCCATCTGCGGTAGGTTACCAGCCAACATTGGCAACAGAAATGGGTCAGCTTCAAGAGCGTATTACATCAACAAACGTTGGTTCTGTTACATCTATCCAGGCGATTTATGTCCCAGCCGATGACTACACGGATCCGGCTCCGGCAACAACGTTCGCTCACTTGGATGCAACAACAAACCTTGAGCGTAAACTTTCTGAGATGGGTATTTACCCTGCGGTTGATCCGCTTGCTTCAACATCACGCGCCCTTTCACCGGAAATCGTTGGTGAAGAGCACTACTCAGTAGCTCGTTCTGTACAGCAAACATTGCAGCGCTACAGAGAATTGCAGGATATCATTGCAATCCTCGGTATGGATGAGTTGTCAGAGGATGATAAATTGACTGTTGCGCGTGCGCGCCGCATTCAATTCTTCCTTTCACAAAACTTCCACGTGGCAGAGCAGTTTACAGGACAAAAAGGTTCTTATGTACAAGTAAAAGATACAGTACGTGGATTCCGTGAAATCCTGGATGGTAAACATGATAATCTTCCTGAAGATGCGTTCCGTTTAGTCGGCGGCATTGAAGAAGTAGTGGCAAAAGCACAAGAAATGGGTGCAAACGTTTAA
- a CDS encoding F0F1 ATP synthase subunit epsilon: protein MKTFNVNIVTPDGPVLDTTVELLSARAQSGDLGIMAGHVPMVAPLQIGVVRLVTGGKQSELVAISGGFLEVRPDQVTILAQAAEKGENIDLSRAQEAQRRAEQRLQDNQDNVDFKRAELALKRAINRINASQGNL from the coding sequence ATGAAGACATTTAACGTCAATATCGTCACTCCTGACGGTCCGGTCCTCGATACAACGGTTGAACTCCTTAGTGCAAGAGCACAAAGCGGTGACCTCGGTATCATGGCCGGCCACGTCCCGATGGTCGCTCCCTTACAAATCGGTGTAGTCCGATTAGTAACAGGCGGCAAGCAATCGGAATTGGTCGCTATCAGCGGCGGCTTTCTCGAAGTTCGTCCGGATCAGGTAACGATATTAGCGCAGGCTGCTGAAAAAGGGGAAAATATCGACCTTTCCCGTGCACAAGAAGCCCAGCGTCGTGCTGAGCAGCGGCTTCAAGACAACCAGGATAACGTCGATTTTAAACGTGCCGAATTGGCATTGAAACGTGCGATAAACCGCATCAATGCTTCTCAAGGCAATTTATAA
- a CDS encoding DUF1146 family protein gives MLWFFELRLHYAAHASLDQQLSHDGEPLALQAAITSYIQSQYIKLRRNHMIESFGQEALFSMFLSLFCIGLSFWALQSLRLDQLFRKNQVARARMLYLLLSIAIGSAVSSFFLNYLQWARQLPLLF, from the coding sequence ATGTTATGGTTTTTTGAGCTGCGCCTGCATTACGCAGCACATGCCTCGTTAGATCAGCAGCTTTCACATGACGGTGAACCACTCGCGTTGCAGGCTGCTATCACCTCTTATATACAATCACAATATATTAAATTAAGGAGAAATCATATGATTGAATCATTTGGACAGGAAGCACTGTTCAGTATGTTTCTCAGCCTTTTTTGCATCGGCTTGTCATTTTGGGCGCTGCAGTCGCTCCGGCTTGACCAGCTTTTTCGCAAAAACCAGGTGGCAAGGGCAAGAATGCTATATTTGCTGCTTTCCATTGCGATCGGATCTGCCGTCAGCAGCTTCTTTTTAAACTACCTGCAGTGGGCCCGCCAGCTTCCTTTACTGTTTTAA